The Calliphora vicina chromosome 3, idCalVici1.1, whole genome shotgun sequence genome contains a region encoding:
- the LOC135955758 gene encoding uncharacterized protein LOC135955758 → MPMGNPLSPTVADIILDCLLDQTLAELQEKNIKIKLITKYVDDLFAIIKYEDEDMILKTFNSYHNKLKFTLERETDNSIPYLDMRIHRNNQRIITDWYMKPIASGRLLNFHSTQPMRQKMNTAMNLINKVIKMSDRQFEIGNMAKIKIILKKNDFPNDLVDELIIKVKNGSNDNSSRENDKEDTSGNAKYYSIPFIPRLTENNKLREMIKDQQIIFAHKPNRTIHSLFTQTKTKIECREQGDVVYQIECDGGDSEVCGKVYIGTTKRNLGVRIDEHKADIKREKQSTALSQHCIENGHKPNFERVKILDKEKRENKRYTLESLRIQQKSESAINTKEDKDNTNAIYTIAIF, encoded by the coding sequence aTGCCAATGGGAAACCCTTTATCACCGACAGTTGCTGATATAATATTGGACTGCCTACTGGATCAAACATTAGCGGAGCTACaggagaaaaatattaaaataaaactcatcacAAAATATGTCGATGATTTATTTGCTATAATAAAATATGAGGATGAGGACATGATACTAAAGACATTTAACTCATATCACAACAAGTTGAAATTTACGCTGGAGAGAGAAACGGACAACTCTATACCATACCTTGATATGAGAATACATAGGAATAACCAGAGGATAATAACAGATTGGTATATGAAACCAATTGCATCTGGACGATTATTGAATTTCCACTCAACACAACCCATGAGACAAAAGATGAATACAGCGATGAATCTAATTAACAAAGTTATCAAGATGAGTGACCGACAATTTGAAATAGGAAATATGGCGAAAATTAAGATTATACTGAAGAAAAATGACTTTCCAAATGATCTAGTGGATGAACTGATAATTAAGGTCAAAAATGGGAGTAATGATAATTCTTCACGGGAAAATGACAAAGAGGACACATCTGGCAACGCCAAATATTACAGTATACCTTTTATCCCAAGACTAACTGAGAACAACAAATTGAGAGAGatgataaaagaccaacaaataatatttgcaCATAAACCAAACAGAACAATACACAGcttatttacacaaacaaagaCGAAGATTGAGTGCAGAGAACAAGGTGATGTAGTGTATCAAATTGAATGTGATGGCGGAGACAGTGAGGTGTGTGGGAAAGTGTACATTGGCACAACAAAGAGAAATTTAGGCGTGAGAATAGATGAACATAAGGCGGACATAAAGAGAGAAAAACAATCAACTGCACTATCACAACACTGCATTGAAAACGGACACAAACCAAACTTTGAAAGAGTGAAGATTTTAGATAAggaaaaaagggaaaataagAGATATACGTTGGAGAGCTTGAGAATACAGCAAAAATCAGAAAGtgcaataaatacaaaagaggataaagataatacaaatgcAATCTACACCATTGCAATATTTTAG